The genomic stretch TCAGCAAGTTTGGCACGGTCGAAGATATTTAGAAATTGCTAATTATTATGGTTGTACAGAAGGACACGCTAAAGATGTAGGCTCTCAGTTGTGGAAACTGCTTTCTAAAGTATTGAAAGAGAAGATTAACAAAAATAATTGCCGTGCCACTTTAGAGCGTATTCTCAGAAAAACTACTGTTATTTCAAGTTTGATATGTAACTCTCAATTTTCACCTCATACTATCTCGCTTGCAAATACAGATGGAACAAATGAGGCATTAAATGCCAATTTTCTGGGACGAACAGAAGCGATCGCCCACCTCAACAATTTAGTAAATCAAGGTATCAAAGTTATCGTCATCCAAGGTGAAGGCGGCGTAGGTAAAACCACTCTGGCTCAACAATATCTGCATCAGGGATTCGATTTAGTCTTGGAACTGTTGATGGCGAAGGAAACTCAAAATATCACTGCTGTGGAACACGTGGTGGAAGAGTGGTTGAAACAGGATTTTGATGAAGAACCTGGGGTGGAATTTGGAGTAACGCTGGGGCGGTTGAAGCGACAACTGCACACTCGCAGAATTGGTATTTTGATTGATAACCTAGAACCTGCACTCGATGGGCAAGGCAGATTTATTACTCCCCACCGCAATTATGTAGAACTATTGCGCGTTTTGGCTGATGCAAGGGTGCAGTCTGTGACTCTAATTACGAGTCGCGATCGCCTCTGTGAACCTGGTATAAATGCATCCCACTATCGTCTTCCTGGTTTAGATATAACTACATGGCAGCAGTTTTTTATCAATCGAGGATTAGCAATTGATTTAATCACCCTGCAAAATATGCACCGCGCCTACGGAGGTAATGCCAAAGCAATGGGGATTTTGTGCGGTTCAATTCAGGAGGATTTTGACGGTGATATGGCTGTTTATTGGCAAGAAAATCATGCCGATCCTTTGTCTGCAACAGATTTAAAAAATTTGGCAGTTAGTCAAATTAATCGCCTGCAAGCCCTCGATCCTCAAGCTTATCGCCTGCTTTGCCGTCTGGGTTGTTATCGCTATCAAGATGTATCCCGAATTCCAACTCAAGGGTTATTAAATTTACTGTGGGATGTCCCGGCTTCACAACATCGCCAAATTATAGTCTCTTTGAGAAATCGCTCTTTAGTGGAGTGTCATCAGGGCGAATACTGGCTGCATCCGGTAATTCGTACCGAAGCGATCGCTCGTTTGCGTCATAGCGATGAATGGGAAACTACCAACCACAAAGTTGCAGAATTCTGGACAGCTAGTATACAACAGATTGCCACCTTTAAAGATGCTTTGCAAGCCCTGGAAGCCTATTATCATTACATAGAAATAAATGAGTTTGAGTTAGCAGGAAAAGTCATACTTAAAAGTAGAGATAATCAATGGCGGCAGTTTTTACCATTGGGCAGTACATTGTATCGGATGGGTTGGCTTCAGCCTTTAATAGCTGCTATTACTCAAGTGATTAGCAATGTTAATTATAATCAAAATCTCAGCGAACTGTATAATATTTTAGGCGATTTATACTGGATTACAGGCAAAATTCATCTAGCAATTGAATGCCAAGAAAAAACAATTAATCTTTCTACTCAAGCACTTAAATCACTCATTCCCAAACAGGAAAATAAACATAAAGTATATTATTTGCGAATGCTGGAGGTAGATTCTCTTTTAAGTATTGGACTTTACAAAATTGATTTGTGGGAATTAGAAGCAGCTGCTCAATTATTTCAGCAAGTTATTTACCTGGCTCAAAATACCGAACACCATCGCTGGGCAGAAAAAGCTTCTGTGTGTTTAGCATTAGTCAATTCCTATTTAGGTTTGCGTGAGGCATCTTTCTCATTAGCAGATGTAGTATATCAAAATATTATTACAGAGCAAATCGTAGAACAAACAGGGAGATTTGCTTATTTCATTCAAATACTAGGACAAACATACGTGAATTTAAGAGATTTTGCTAAAGCTCAAGAAATGTTCCAAAAAGCTTTAGCCTTTGCTGAAGAAAGTCACTATATGCAAGTCAAAGCAAAAACACTGAACGGATTAGCAGAAATATATCGGCAGCAAAAAATTTTTGAATTAGCTCTTGCCAATCATTCAGAAGCAATTAAACTTTTAGATAAAATAGGCGCTAAATGTGACTTAGCTATTGCTTATTTTAATTTGGCTTTAACTTATCAAGAGATGGAAAAACCCATAAAAAGTAAAGTTAATTTTGAGCAAGCTATTCGGCTTTTTATTGAAA from Chlorogloeopsis sp. ULAP01 encodes the following:
- a CDS encoding tetratricopeptide repeat protein, translated to MDAEAVLAWLDTVIPTHTGERLSDLQKVILQQVWHGRRYLEIANYYGCTEGHAKDVGSQLWKLLSKVLKEKINKNNCRATLERILRKTTVISSLICNSQFSPHTISLANTDGTNEALNANFLGRTEAIAHLNNLVNQGIKVIVIQGEGGVGKTTLAQQYLHQGFDLVLELLMAKETQNITAVEHVVEEWLKQDFDEEPGVEFGVTLGRLKRQLHTRRIGILIDNLEPALDGQGRFITPHRNYVELLRVLADARVQSVTLITSRDRLCEPGINASHYRLPGLDITTWQQFFINRGLAIDLITLQNMHRAYGGNAKAMGILCGSIQEDFDGDMAVYWQENHADPLSATDLKNLAVSQINRLQALDPQAYRLLCRLGCYRYQDVSRIPTQGLLNLLWDVPASQHRQIIVSLRNRSLVECHQGEYWLHPVIRTEAIARLRHSDEWETTNHKVAEFWTASIQQIATFKDALQALEAYYHYIEINEFELAGKVILKSRDNQWRQFLPLGSTLYRMGWLQPLIAAITQVISNVNYNQNLSELYNILGDLYWITGKIHLAIECQEKTINLSTQALKSLIPKQENKHKVYYLRMLEVDSLLSIGLYKIDLWELEAAAQLFQQVIYLAQNTEHHRWAEKASVCLALVNSYLGLREASFSLADVVYQNIITEQIVEQTGRFAYFIQILGQTYVNLRDFAKAQEMFQKALAFAEESHYMQVKAKTLNGLAEIYRQQKIFELALANHSEAIKLLDKIGAKCDLAIAYFNLALTYQEMEKPIKSKVNFEQAIRLFIEMKATKQVEKVVGYFKVS